Proteins from one Vicinamibacterales bacterium genomic window:
- a CDS encoding GNAT family N-acetyltransferase — protein MTIRRATAADAAGLAALARRTFFDTFASANDAADMAIHLERAYGVPQQTTELTSPGIITLLVEEGGQAVAYAQLRTGDAPDCVRGQRLIELWRFYVTREWHGRGIAQALMDRATAEARAAGAGTVWLGVWERNPRALAFYGKCGFVDVGEHVFLFGTDPQTDRVMAMPL, from the coding sequence ATGACTATCCGCCGCGCCACGGCCGCCGACGCCGCTGGACTGGCCGCCCTGGCTCGCCGGACATTTTTCGACACGTTCGCCTCGGCCAACGACGCCGCCGACATGGCCATCCACCTGGAGCGCGCCTACGGCGTGCCGCAACAGACCACCGAGCTGACCAGCCCCGGCATCATCACCCTGCTGGTGGAGGAGGGCGGCCAGGCCGTGGCCTATGCGCAGTTGCGGACCGGCGACGCTCCGGACTGCGTTCGCGGTCAGCGGCTAATCGAGCTGTGGCGTTTCTACGTGACGCGCGAGTGGCATGGCCGCGGCATCGCGCAGGCGCTGATGGATCGCGCGACCGCCGAGGCCCGGGCCGCCGGCGCCGGCACGGTGTGGCTGGGCGTCTGGGAGCGCAATCCGCGGGCCCTGGCCTTCTACGGCAAATGTGGTTTCGTCGATGTCGGCGAACACGTATTCTTGTTCGGCACCGATCCGCAGACGGATCGCGTCATGGCCATGCCACTATGA
- a CDS encoding M28 family peptidase, translating into MKKRRVIGLSIVATGLIWFQVAGRFEARRIDEQRESRATTAPRTAALRIDSDRLMEAVTTLSDPKFEGRAAGSPGGLAARAWVLERFKGVGLQPVSGSYVFPFTFTRMTMSGRVNGEGANVVGLCLGTDTKAPVFVVSAHYDHLGVRDGAIYQGADDDASGIAVMLAVAEHCQRTPFRRTVVFAAFDAEEAGLQGAKVFVASPPLPRKRIVLNVNLDMVSRNDKREIFIAGTHHWPQLKAPLEAVARRAPITVLFGHDKPVAIAGGVDDWTNQSDHGPFHAAQIPFIYFGVEDHADYHKPTDTADKINRGFFVDVAETVLDAVLQLDAATTVVPPK; encoded by the coding sequence ATGAAGAAACGCCGAGTCATCGGATTGAGCATTGTCGCCACCGGACTTATCTGGTTCCAGGTGGCCGGGCGCTTCGAGGCGCGGCGCATCGACGAGCAGCGCGAATCACGCGCCACCACGGCCCCGCGCACCGCCGCCTTGCGCATCGACAGCGATCGCCTCATGGAGGCGGTGACGACGCTGTCGGATCCGAAGTTCGAGGGTCGTGCCGCCGGATCCCCGGGAGGGTTGGCGGCGCGGGCGTGGGTCCTCGAGCGTTTCAAGGGCGTCGGGCTGCAGCCCGTGTCGGGCAGCTACGTGTTTCCATTCACCTTCACGCGCATGACGATGAGCGGCCGCGTCAACGGCGAGGGCGCCAACGTCGTCGGGCTGTGTCTCGGCACCGACACCAAGGCGCCGGTGTTCGTGGTGTCGGCGCACTATGACCACCTGGGCGTGCGCGACGGCGCCATCTACCAGGGTGCGGACGACGACGCGTCGGGCATTGCAGTGATGCTGGCGGTGGCCGAGCACTGTCAGCGCACGCCGTTCCGGCGGACGGTGGTGTTTGCCGCCTTTGACGCGGAAGAGGCGGGCCTGCAGGGCGCGAAGGTGTTCGTGGCGTCGCCGCCGCTGCCGCGGAAGCGCATCGTCCTTAACGTCAACCTCGACATGGTGAGCCGCAACGACAAGCGGGAGATCTTCATTGCCGGCACCCATCATTGGCCGCAACTGAAAGCGCCGCTCGAGGCGGTCGCCCGCCGGGCGCCCATCACCGTGTTGTTCGGCCACGACAAGCCGGTCGCGATCGCGGGCGGCGTGGACGATTGGACCAACCAGTCGGACCACGGACCGTTCCACGCCGCGCAGATTCCGTTCATCTATTTCGGCGTCGAGGACCACGCGGATTATCACAAGCCGACCGACACCGCCGACAAGATCAACCGCGGGTTCTTCGTCGACGTGGCAGAAACGGTGCTCGACGCCGTGCTGCAGCTGGACGCGGCCACCACGGTGGTGCCGCCCAAG